A window of Cyanobacteriota bacterium genomic DNA:
TTGCTAGCTCGATCGGATTTTTCACCCGTGACACATTGATCACACCACTAAACCGCTGCTGAGCACCACTCATCAAAGATGCACTCATGCGAATTTGCCCATCAGACTGCAAGACTGAGCCTGTACCTGCGTTAAAGCGCGGATCATCCTCCAACAGCCGACATCCTAGAACAACAGCATCCTCAGCCGTGCTCCCAGCCTCCAAAACAGCAACAATCTCGTGCAAAATGCGGTAGAGAGATTGGCGCACAGCATCTGCTCCACCCTTGGTAGTTAGTGAACTGCCTGCACCCCCATGGATAATAACCTTTGGTTGGATCACCGTCTAACCCTCATCTGTCTTGTTCAGCTAACAGGAAATAACTCCTTTGTGATTGTGCCACGGTTAGGACGAGTTCACACAGCAGCAGACATATTCAGCCGAGTAGACAGATCAATTCGATCGCCCGGTTTTGGACAAATGAACTGCGTTGTTGGAGACTGCTGGGCCAGTGCCGCACTAAACTCCTCAGTCCCGCCTTTAGCCTGCAAGATAGATAATAACAGTCCTTCAAAGGTCACATCGCCACCAGCGGCTGTCGGCAACATCACCTGCGGCTGTAGCCATTCCACTGCCTGAAGAGCGGTAGTATTGCCCTGAATGATCGGGCCAAGAAATGGAATCACCAAATCAACAACAGGGGTAATAACAACATTAATCGGTGCAAACTGCCGAAT
This region includes:
- a CDS encoding isoaspartyl peptidase/L-asparaginase, encoding MQPKVIIHGGAGSSLTTKGGADAVRQSLYRILHEIVAVLEAGSTAEDAVVLGCRLLEDDPRFNAGTGSVLQSDGQIRMSASLMSGAQQRFSGVINVSRVKNPIELA